A window of Castanea sativa cultivar Marrone di Chiusa Pesio chromosome 1, ASM4071231v1 contains these coding sequences:
- the LOC142626231 gene encoding uncharacterized protein LOC142626231, with product MAISAALIREEDKKQLPVYYVSQAFQGAEARYPRIEKIVFALIVASRKLRPYFEAHPIHVMMDQPIRKSMNKPEAAGRMVQWAIELSQFDIEYHPRTAIKAQALADFIAEFTLLEDDDDQKESDSKLAIGQIREEYEAKEERMQKYLKLIKYLACGFDKLDFVRIPRSQNAAADEVAKMASSDEELTNNEILMEIQKHPSIEEVPVFSVQNIGGWMEPIVSYLQDGHLPRDSAEARKIKARAARFTILNDTLYKRGFSLPYLKCLDEEEAKYVLHKIHEGICGDHAGPRSLVSKVVRTGYFWPTMQADATEIVKRCDKCQRFGNVQRLPAEKMTTITSPWPFA from the exons ATGGCCATCAGTGCGGCCTTAATTAgagaggaagataagaagcAGCTCCCAGTTTACTATGTCAGTCAAGCCTTCCAAGGGGCAGAGGCCAGATATCCCAGGATCGAGAAGATCGTTTTCGCCCTAATAGTGGCTTCACGAAAGctacgaccatacttcgaagcacaccctaTCCATGTAATGATGGACCAACCTATCCGAAAATCCATGAACAAGCCTGAAGCAGCGGGGAGAATGGTCCAATGGGCAATtgaactcagccagttcgacatcgaataccatcccagAACAGCAATCAAAGCGCAAGCTCTGGCAGACTTCATAGCCGAATTCACCCTTCTAGAAGATGACGACGACCAAAAAGAG AGTGACTCGAAGCTGGCGATAGGGCAGATCCGAGAAGAATATGAGGCGAAGGAAGAgaggatgcagaagtacctcaagctGATTAAATATTTAGCCTGTGGGTTCGATAAGTTGGATTTTGTTCGGATCCCGAGAAGCCAGAATGCGGCGGCAGACGAGGTCGCCAAAATGGCCTCGTCCGACGAAGAACTAACGAACAATGAAATTCTAATGGAGATTCAGAAACACCCCAGCATCGAGGAAGTCCCAGTATTCTCCGTCCAAAACATAGGTGGTTGGATGGAACCGATCGTCTCATATCTCCAAGACGGGCATCTCCCTCGTGACTCAGCGGAAGCCAGGAAGATTAAAGCAAGAGCGGCTAGGTTTACAATTTTGAAcgataccttatacaaaagagggttTTCCCTGCCTTATCTGAAGTGCctcgacgaggaagaagccaagtatgTCCTTCACAAaatccacgaagggatttgtggagaTCACGCCGGGCCTAGATCCCTGGTAAGCAAAGTTGTTCGCACAGGATACTTCTGGCCAACCATGCAGGCAGACGCCACGGAGATCGTCAAGAGGTGCGAcaagtgccagaggttcgggaATGTCCAGAGGTTGCCAGCAGAAAAGATGACGACGATTACCTCCCCGTGGCCGTTCGCATAA